A single genomic interval of Saccharothrix saharensis harbors:
- a CDS encoding PQQ-binding-like beta-propeller repeat protein has product MLRYMAVVGALCAACAPFLSGGVPRPDVDAAVIGAAVGVVLAALLAVVGDRAARVVAVVAAVCSAAAVWWLLASDLLIGLTGADLPVLAVGSLAVAVGAVGLVGRRPEAGGDRRGRWRVRPSGVAAAVVVAVAAWFAPVGAEAVIVRSETRDARDFAPEPLVERPGGRQWAWQPPADVVDVAPIPHGVAVATRDGAVVGLNGTDGRVEWRYARPGAPVGAVVASVDRRTVVVTFRSVHDTRAQSVVVLDADTGTPRFGMVVRSVLVETGQVQPGARSLTVRDGEVVTGYDVVNGEPRWRWSPPDGCTSWFGQVAWGRTTVLVPTVCAGTLGVTALDEATGEQRWQHEVPRVEADDERQDVRLHGTPDGSVVLFQAFGAARTPDAVPDGVLDADTGRVLSRPERPWTVRTDVGVTPLVEDSEGGRVTGLAALDPATGATTPLPVDDCPLRTADLTTATTYVRACADNGRELTLVTHPLDSSPPTSTPVRLDGSGARGRPDVLLVAAPGALVVTRTSFGGTPAPVVGLR; this is encoded by the coding sequence ATGCTGCGGTACATGGCGGTGGTGGGTGCGTTGTGCGCCGCGTGCGCGCCGTTCCTGTCGGGTGGCGTGCCCCGGCCGGACGTGGACGCCGCGGTGATCGGAGCGGCGGTGGGCGTCGTGCTCGCGGCGCTGCTCGCGGTCGTGGGCGACCGGGCGGCGCGGGTGGTGGCGGTGGTGGCGGCCGTCTGCTCGGCCGCGGCCGTGTGGTGGCTGCTGGCGTCGGACCTGCTGATCGGCCTGACCGGTGCCGACCTGCCGGTGCTGGCGGTCGGGTCGCTCGCGGTGGCGGTGGGTGCGGTCGGGCTGGTGGGACGGCGACCGGAGGCGGGCGGAGACCGGCGGGGACGGTGGCGGGTGCGCCCGTCCGGTGTGGCGGCGGCCGTCGTGGTGGCGGTGGCGGCGTGGTTCGCGCCGGTCGGCGCGGAGGCGGTCATCGTCCGGTCGGAGACCCGGGACGCCCGGGACTTCGCACCGGAGCCACTGGTGGAGCGGCCGGGTGGTCGGCAGTGGGCGTGGCAGCCGCCCGCCGACGTGGTGGACGTCGCGCCGATCCCGCACGGCGTCGCGGTGGCCACCCGGGACGGGGCCGTGGTCGGCTTGAACGGGACCGACGGGCGGGTCGAGTGGCGGTACGCCCGGCCCGGTGCGCCGGTGGGCGCGGTGGTGGCGTCGGTGGACCGCCGGACCGTGGTGGTGACCTTCCGGTCCGTGCACGACACGCGGGCGCAGTCGGTGGTGGTGCTCGACGCCGACACCGGGACGCCCCGGTTCGGGATGGTGGTCCGGTCCGTGCTGGTGGAGACCGGCCAGGTGCAGCCGGGCGCGCGGTCGTTGACCGTGCGCGACGGCGAGGTCGTCACCGGGTACGACGTCGTCAACGGCGAGCCGCGGTGGCGGTGGTCGCCGCCGGACGGCTGCACGTCGTGGTTCGGCCAGGTGGCGTGGGGCCGCACGACCGTCCTCGTGCCCACGGTGTGCGCTGGGACGTTGGGCGTCACGGCGCTGGACGAGGCGACCGGCGAGCAGCGGTGGCAGCACGAGGTCCCGCGCGTCGAGGCGGACGACGAGCGGCAGGACGTCCGGCTGCACGGCACACCGGACGGGTCCGTCGTGCTCTTCCAGGCCTTCGGCGCGGCGCGGACGCCGGACGCGGTGCCGGACGGGGTGCTGGACGCCGACACCGGCCGGGTGCTGTCCCGGCCGGAACGGCCCTGGACCGTGCGCACCGACGTCGGCGTCACGCCGCTGGTCGAGGACAGCGAAGGCGGCCGGGTCACCGGCCTCGCCGCGCTCGACCCGGCCACCGGCGCGACCACGCCGCTGCCGGTCGACGACTGCCCGCTGCGCACCGCGGACCTGACGACCGCCACCACCTACGTGCGGGCGTGCGCCGACAACGGCCGTGAGCTGACCCTGGTGACGCACCCGCTGGACAGCTCGCCGCCCACGTCCACCCCGGTCCGCCTGGACGGCTCGGGCGCGCGCGGCCGGCCGGACGTCCTGCTCGTCGCCGCGCCCGGCGCGCTCGTGGTCACCCGGACGTCGTTCGGCGGCACCCCGGCCCCGGTGGTCGGCCTCAGGTGA
- a CDS encoding FAD-binding protein, translating to MSTNWAGTFTFSAARTAHPTSVEELQDVVRNAGSARVVGAGHSFSTIADTDGTLISLDRMPEVFEVRGATVRVGAGTRLARLAERLHAVGLALPAMPSLPHITIVGACATATHGSGNDVGSLASLVRSLDLVAADGSVTTLTRGDAGFDGAVVAFGTLGVVVTLELDVVPTFEVEQRVYRDMPFDALVEHVDAVFASAYSVSAFTTWRGVAQVFAKHRTTDTRHDLAWTGATPATEPVHPVPGQPASHCTAQLGVPGPWHERLPHFRADFTPSVGRELQSEYFVAREHAADALRALNDLSAQIAPVLLTSEVRTIAADAQWLSPVHDRPSAAFHFTWQPDEAAVRAVLREVEAALSPWRPRPHWGKLFELADPGGRYANWARFAELRDRLDPDRTFRNPLVDDWFTG from the coding sequence GTGAGCACCAACTGGGCAGGCACCTTCACCTTCTCCGCCGCGCGGACCGCGCACCCGACGTCCGTCGAAGAGCTCCAGGACGTCGTCCGGAACGCCGGGTCGGCGCGCGTGGTCGGCGCGGGGCACTCGTTCAGCACGATCGCCGACACCGACGGCACGCTGATCAGCCTCGACCGCATGCCCGAGGTGTTCGAGGTCCGCGGCGCGACGGTGCGGGTGGGCGCCGGGACGCGGCTGGCGCGGCTCGCCGAGCGGCTGCACGCCGTGGGCCTCGCCCTGCCGGCCATGCCGTCGCTTCCCCACATCACGATCGTCGGCGCGTGCGCCACCGCCACCCACGGCTCGGGCAACGACGTCGGGTCGCTCGCGAGCCTGGTCCGCTCGCTCGACCTGGTCGCCGCCGACGGCAGCGTCACAACCCTGACCAGGGGGGACGCCGGGTTCGACGGCGCGGTGGTGGCGTTCGGCACGCTCGGCGTGGTCGTGACCCTGGAGCTCGACGTCGTGCCGACCTTCGAGGTCGAGCAGCGCGTCTACCGCGACATGCCGTTCGACGCCCTGGTCGAGCACGTGGACGCGGTGTTCGCGAGCGCCTACAGCGTCAGCGCCTTCACCACCTGGCGGGGCGTGGCGCAGGTGTTCGCCAAGCACCGCACCACCGACACCCGGCACGACCTGGCCTGGACCGGCGCGACGCCCGCCACCGAGCCGGTGCACCCGGTGCCCGGCCAGCCCGCCTCGCACTGCACGGCGCAGCTCGGCGTGCCCGGCCCGTGGCACGAGCGGCTGCCCCACTTCCGCGCCGACTTCACCCCCAGCGTCGGCCGCGAGCTGCAGTCCGAGTACTTCGTGGCCCGCGAGCACGCCGCCGACGCGTTGCGGGCGCTCAACGACCTTTCGGCTCAGATCGCCCCCGTGCTGCTGACCTCCGAGGTGCGCACGATCGCGGCCGACGCGCAGTGGCTCAGCCCGGTGCACGACCGGCCGAGCGCGGCGTTCCACTTCACCTGGCAGCCGGACGAGGCGGCGGTCCGCGCCGTGCTGCGCGAGGTCGAGGCGGCGCTGAGCCCGTGGCGACCGCGCCCGCACTGGGGCAAGCTGTTCGAGCTGGCCGACCCCGGCGGGCGGTACGCGAACTGGGCGCGGTTCGCCGAGCTGCGGGACCGGCTCGACCCGGACCGGACGTTCCGCAACCCGCTGGTCGACGACTGGTTCACCGGTTGA
- a CDS encoding Crp/Fnr family transcriptional regulator — MNSRMVELEAVLARSAPDRQAARRLAVDLARSLDALSARRDVDRLLRCAAGMTRIGSPDAADALLIAMLALVDPAGPEASRVRDQQALASVARGRREPGTTAPRQVRRRPPSTAFGRGTPLRQVVGDFLDPLPVPDPVAVGSVAVAVEPAKPGETGALELALQRNAAVLGSNHPQTCVLRLALMCARFRTARDHGDAEEVAESLTDLRDATDRVLNALGTHHPRALVAAANLASAEFELARVRRSAERARLALPSLRSAADRTATRLGADHPHAVIATSNLASAELELAHLDGTRSQAQRLLDVVRDASMRAVSALGAGHPAVRALDEQRRACEALLSGVGPDPSFERGYASFADAGRSLATAKPGAPAVRQSVATAEWPPGTLLARLRENSRHELMSLGTTVRYAADREIIVQDATDTHVFLLLEGVVKVLVNDASGDTAVLTVRVAGDLVGELAALDHKPRSATVITCGDVTAKLITSAELHGFLHRRNDGFVELIGVIDDQLRWANRRRRDFLSHTAAERVARVLAELVGAHGRQEVGGWVLGIPLTKVELASIAGMKPRTAEKAFADLRKAGVVVSHLRRDVVVPDLDGLRRFARM; from the coding sequence ATGAACAGCCGAATGGTCGAACTCGAAGCAGTCCTGGCCCGGTCCGCGCCGGACCGGCAGGCGGCCCGCCGCCTCGCGGTGGACCTGGCGCGCTCGCTGGACGCGCTCAGCGCGCGCCGCGACGTGGACCGCCTGCTGCGCTGCGCCGCCGGGATGACCCGGATCGGCTCGCCCGACGCCGCCGACGCGCTGCTGATCGCCATGCTGGCGCTGGTGGACCCGGCCGGGCCGGAGGCGTCACGGGTGCGCGACCAGCAGGCGTTGGCGTCCGTGGCCCGCGGTCGGCGCGAACCGGGCACGACCGCGCCCCGGCAGGTCCGGCGCAGGCCGCCGAGCACCGCGTTCGGCCGCGGCACGCCGTTGCGCCAGGTGGTCGGCGACTTCCTGGACCCGCTGCCGGTGCCCGACCCCGTCGCGGTCGGCTCGGTCGCGGTGGCCGTGGAGCCCGCGAAACCGGGCGAGACGGGCGCGCTGGAACTGGCGTTACAGCGCAACGCGGCGGTGCTCGGGTCCAACCACCCGCAGACGTGCGTGCTGCGGTTGGCCCTGATGTGCGCCCGGTTCCGGACCGCCCGCGACCACGGTGACGCCGAGGAGGTCGCCGAGTCGCTGACGGACCTGCGCGACGCGACCGACCGCGTGCTCAACGCGCTGGGCACGCACCACCCGAGGGCGCTGGTGGCGGCGGCGAACCTGGCGTCGGCGGAGTTCGAGCTGGCCCGGGTGCGCCGGTCCGCGGAACGGGCCCGGCTCGCGCTGCCGAGCCTGCGCTCGGCGGCCGACCGCACCGCGACCCGGCTGGGCGCGGACCACCCGCACGCGGTGATCGCGACGTCGAACCTGGCGTCGGCCGAGCTGGAGCTCGCCCACCTCGACGGCACGCGGTCGCAGGCGCAGCGGCTGCTGGACGTGGTGCGCGACGCGTCGATGCGGGCGGTGTCGGCGCTGGGCGCGGGTCACCCGGCCGTACGAGCGCTGGACGAGCAGCGACGGGCGTGCGAGGCGTTGCTGTCCGGTGTCGGGCCCGACCCGTCGTTCGAGCGGGGTTACGCGTCGTTCGCCGACGCGGGCCGGTCGCTGGCCACCGCGAAGCCGGGCGCGCCCGCGGTGCGGCAGAGCGTGGCGACGGCGGAGTGGCCGCCGGGCACGCTGCTGGCGCGGCTGCGGGAGAACAGCCGGCACGAGCTGATGTCGCTGGGCACCACGGTCCGCTACGCCGCCGACCGGGAGATCATCGTCCAGGACGCCACCGACACGCACGTCTTCCTGCTGCTCGAAGGCGTGGTGAAGGTGCTGGTCAACGACGCGAGCGGGGACACCGCGGTGCTCACCGTGCGGGTCGCGGGCGACCTGGTGGGCGAGCTGGCGGCACTGGACCACAAGCCGCGCTCGGCGACCGTGATCACGTGCGGTGACGTGACCGCGAAGCTGATCACGAGCGCCGAGCTGCACGGCTTCCTGCACCGCCGCAACGACGGTTTCGTGGAGCTGATCGGCGTCATCGACGACCAGCTGCGGTGGGCGAACCGGCGGCGGCGCGACTTCCTGTCGCACACCGCCGCCGAGCGGGTCGCCCGGGTGCTGGCCGAGCTGGTCGGCGCGCACGGCAGGCAGGAGGTCGGCGGGTGGGTGCTGGGCATCCCGCTGACCAAGGTCGAGCTGGCCTCGATCGCCGGGATGAAGCCGCGCACCGCCGAGAAGGCGTTCGCCGACCTGCGCAAGGCCGGCGTGGTGGTCAGCCACCTGCGGCGCGACGTGGTCGTGCCCGACCTGGACGGGTTGCGGCGGTTCGCGCGGATGTGA